A genomic window from Brassica oleracea var. oleracea cultivar TO1000 chromosome C8, BOL, whole genome shotgun sequence includes:
- the LOC106308075 gene encoding glutathione S-transferase T2-like codes for MNDNDVLKLAYEIYFNNQQKKFSLEHAWNELRNDQKWCELATSKTESSSKRRRFADGSHSGASSQVNECDAGVEGTSRPPGVKAAKARGKKPHVEGQDVSDYQLMWSIKKDDLAMKQQLSKMRLLEKLLAKENLADYEEDLKKKLINELM; via the coding sequence ATGAATGACAATGACGTTCTAAAACTAGCCTACGAAATCTACTTCAACAACCAACAAAAGAAGTTCAGCCTTGAACATGCGTGGAACGAGCTTCGCAACGACCAGAAGTGGTGTGAGCTCGCTACATCTAAAACTGAAAGCAGCTCTAAAAGGAGGAGGTTCGCGGATGGTTCTCATTCAGGAGCAAGCTCTCAAGTCAATGAATGCGATGCTGGTGTAGAAGGAACATCTCGTCCCCCTGGTGTTAAGGCTGCAAAAGCTCGTGGAAAGAAGCCGCATGTTGAGGGGCAAGATGTGTCTGATTATCAGCTCATGTGGAGCATCAAGAAGGATGACTTGGCAATGAAGCAACAGCTCTCCAAGATGAGGCTACTTGAGAAGCTTCTTGCAAAGGAAAATCTAGCTGATTATGAAGAAGATCTCAAGAAAAAGCTCATAAATGAGCTAATGTAA
- the LOC106311702 gene encoding aspartate-semialdehyde dehydrogenase-like, with protein MATLTHHTPQTAFLSRLPLRPKPRAFSARVKMSLQESAPSLAVVGVTGAVGQEFLSVLSDRDFPYSSVKMLASKRSAGKRVAFDGREYTVEELTAESFDGVDIALFSAGGSISKEFGPRAAERGTIVVDNSSAFRMVEGVPLVIPEVNPEAMKGIKVGNGKGALIANPNCSTIICLMAVTPLHHHAKVKRMVVSTYQAASGAGAAAMEELVQQTREVLAGKPPTCNIFSQQYAFNLFSHNAPITENGYNEEEMKLVKETRKIWNDTEVKVTATCIRVPVMRAHAESVNLQFENPLDENTAMELLRKAPGVYIIDDRASNTFPTPLDVSNKDDVAVGRIRRDVSQDGNFGLDIFVCGDQIRKGAALNAVQIAEMLL; from the exons ATGGCGACTCTCACTCACCACACCCCACAGACCGCTTTCCTCTCCAGGCTCCCTCTCAGACCCAAACCCAGAGCCTTCTCCGCAAGAGTCAAAATGTCTCTCCAGGAATCCGCGCCCTCCCTCGCCGTCGTCGGCGTCACCGGCGCCGTCGGGCAAGAGTTCCTCTCCGTCTTATCCGACCGAGACTTCCCTTACAGCTCCGTCAAGATGCTTGCGTCCAAACGGTCCGCCGGGAAACGCGTCGCCTTCGACGGGCGCGAATACACGGTGGAGGAGCTCACGGCGGAGAGCTTCGACGGCGTCGACATCGCGCTGTTCAGCGCCGGCGGATCGATAAGCAAGGAGTTCGGGCCGCGCGCGGCGGAGAGAGGAACGATCGTCGTTGACAACAGCTCGGCGTTTCGGATGGTCGAGGGAGTCCCGCTGGTGATTCCCGAAGTGAATCCCGAGGCGATGAAAGGGATTAAAGTGGGAAATGGTAAAGGGGCGTTGATTGCGAACCCTAATTGCTCCACCATTATCTGCTTGATGGCCGTTACGCCTCTTCATCATCACGCTAAG GTGAAGAGGATGGTGGTTAGTACTTATCAAGCAGCTAGTGGTGCGGGTGCTGCAGCTATGGAAGAGCTTGTGCAGCAGACTCGCGAG GTTTTAGCTGGTAAACCGCCGACTTGTAACATCTTCAGTCAACAG TATGCGTTTAACCTGTTTTCGCACAATGCTCCCATTACTGAGAACGGTTACAACGAAGAGGAAATGAAACTTGTGAAAGAGACGAGGAAGATTTGG AATGACACAGAAGTCAAAGTAACAGCGACGTGTATACGTGTTCCGGTTATGCGTGCTCATGCAGAGAGTGTGAATCTCCAGTTTGAGAACCCCCTCGATGAG AACACAGCAATGGAGCTGTTGAGGAAAGCACCTGGAGTTTATATTATAGACGACCGTGCCTCTAACACCTTCCCTACTCCACTTGATGTCTCTAACAAAGACGATGTAGCGGTTGGTAGGATCCGGCGAGACGTGTCCCAAGATGGCAATTTCGG GCTGGACATATTCGTTTGTGGAGATCAAATACGCAAAGGAGCTGCTCTTAACGCTGTTCAAATCGCTGAGATGCTTCTCTGA
- the LOC106311701 gene encoding dynamin-related protein 1C-like isoform X2 yields MATMKSLIGLINKIQRACTVLGDHGGEGMSLWEALPTVAVVGGQSSGKSSVLESVVGRDFLPRGSGIVTRRPLVLQLHKTDEGTTEYAEFLHAPRKKFTDFAAVRKEIEDETDRITGKSKQISNKPIQLSIYSPNVVNLTLIDLPGLTKVAVEGQPDSIVQDIENMVRSYVEKPNCIILAISPANQDIATSDAIKLAREVDPTGERTFGVATKLDIMDKGTDCLDVLEGRSYRLQHPWVGIVNRSQADINKRVDMIAARRKEREYFETSPEYGHLASRMGSEYLAKLLSQHLETVIRQKIPSIVALINKSIDEINAELDRIGRPIAVDSGAQLYTILELCRAFDRVFKEHLDGGRPGGDRIYGVFDHQLPAALKKLPFDRHLSTRNVQKVVSEADGYQPHLIAPEQGYRRLIVGSISYFKGPAEATVDAVHFVLKELVRKSISETEELKRFPTLASDIAAAANEALERFRDESRKTVLRLVDMESSYLTVEFFRKLHLEPEKEKPNQRNAPPPNADIHSDNHFRKIGSNVSAYINMVCDTLRISLPKAVVYCQVREAKRSLLNFFYAQVGRKEKEKLGAMLDEDPQLMERRGTLAKRLELYKQARDDIDAVAWK; encoded by the exons ATGGCGACGATGAAGAGTTTGATAGGTCTGATTAACAAAATCCAGAGAGCCTGCACTGTCCTCGGAGATCACGGCGGTGAAGGAATGTCGCTTTGGGAAGCTCTCCCAACCGTCGCCGTCGTCGGTGGCCAG AGTTCCGGAAAATCTTCGGTTCTGGAAAGTGTAGTGGGAAGAGATTTTCTACCTCGTGGATCTG GTATTGTTACGAGGAGGCCACTGGTGTTGCAGCTTCATAAGACCGATGAGGGAACAACAGAGTATGCCGAGTTTCTTCATGCTCCTAGGAAGAAGTTTACTGATTTTG CTGCTGTGCGGAAGGAAATCGAGGATGAAACTGATCGTATTACTGGGAAGTCCAAACAAATCTCAAACAAACCGATTCAGCTCAGCATATATTCTCCTAATG TTGTTAACCTGACGCTCATAGATCTTCCGGGTTTGACCAAGGTAGCTGTAG AGGGACAACCGGATAGTATCGTTCAGGACATTGAAAATATGGTCCGCTCTTATGTTGAGAAG CCAAATTGCATCATATTGGCTATTTCTCCAGCTAATCAGGACATTGCTACCTCTGACGCAATAAAACTTGCTAGAGAAGTTGATCCTACAG GTGAAAGGACTTTTGGAGTGGCAACCAAGCTTGATATCATGGATAAAGGAACTGATTGTCTAGAT GTTCTCGAGGGAAGGTCATACCGGTTGCAACATCCCTGGGTCGGAATTGTGAATCGTTCACAGGCTGATATCAATAAGAGGGTCGATATGATTGCTGCGCGTAGAAAGGAGCGTGAATATTTTGAAACAAGCCCTGAATACGGGCATTTAGCCAGTAGGATGGGATCAGAATATCTAGCAAAACTCTTGTCTCAG CACTTAGAGACTGTTATCAGGCAGAAAATCCCCAGTATTGTTGCTTTAATCAACAAAAGCATCGATGAGATAAATGCAGAGTTGGACAGGATTGGGAGACCTATCGCGGTAGATTCAGGG GCCCAACTTTACACCATTTTAGAACTCTGTCGGGCATTTGATCGCGTCTTTAAAGAGCACTTGGATGGAGG ACGACCTGGTGGAGACCGGATCTATGGAGTTTTTGACCATCAATTACCAGCAGCCTTAAAGAAACTTCCCTTTGATCGACATCTCTCTACCAGAAATGTTCAGAAGGTAGTCTCAGAAGCAGATGGTTATCAGCCACATCTTATTGCTCCTGAACAAGGATACAGAAGGCTCATTGTTGGATCCATTAGCTATTTCAAAGGACCAGCTGAAGCCACTGTCGATGCA GTGCATTTTGTATTGAAAGAGCTGGTAAGAAAGTCTATTTCAGAAACAGAG GAGCTGAAGCGGTTCCCAACTCTGGCGAGTGATATAGCAGCTGCTGCAAACGAAGCTCTTGAAAGATTCAGAGACGAAAGCAGGAAAACGGTTCTGCGTCTGGTGGAC ATGGAATCCAGTTACCTCACTGTTGAGTTCTTCAGAAAACTTCACCTTGAGCCCGAGAAAGAGAAACCAAACCAGAGAAATGCTCCACCACCAAACGCAGACATCCACTCCGATAATCACTTCAGAAAGATTG GATCCAACGTGAGTGCGTACATAAACATGGTATGTGACACATTGAGAATCTCACTTCCCAAAGCTGTTGTTTACTGCCAAGTCAGAGAAGCTAAGAGATCGCTCCTCAACTTCTTCTACGCTCAAGTCGGCAGGAAAGAG AAGGAGAAGCTGGGGGCGATGTTGGACGAAGACCCACAGCTGATGGAACGAAGAGGAACCTTAGCCAAACGGCTCGAGCTCTACAAACAAGCCAGAGATGACATCGATGCCGTGGCTTGGAAGTAA
- the LOC106311701 gene encoding dynamin-related protein 1C-like isoform X3 yields MATMKSLIGLINKIQRACTVLGDHGGEGMSLWEALPTVAVVGGQSSGKSSVLESVVGRDFLPRGSGIVTRRPLVLQLHKTDEGTTEYAEFLHAPRKKFTDFAAVRKEIEDETDRITGKSKQISNKPIQLSIYSPNVVNLTLIDLPGLTKVAVEGQPDSIVQDIENMVRSYVEKPNCIILAISPANQDIATSDAIKLAREVDPTGERTFGVATKLDIMDKGTDCLDVLEGRSYRLQHPWVGIVNRSQADINKRVDMIAARRKEREYFETSPEYGHLASRMGSEYLAKLLSQHLETVIRQKIPSIVALINKSIDEINAELDRIGRPIAVDSGAQLYTILELCRAFDRVFKEHLDGGRPGGDRIYGVFDHQLPAALKKLPFDRHLSTRNVQKVVSEADGYQPHLIAPEQGYRRLIVGSISYFKGPAEATVDAVHFVLKELVRKSISETEELKRFPTLASDIAAAANEALERFRDESRKTVLRLVDMESSYLTVEFFRKLHLEPEKEKPNQRNAPPPNADIHSDNHFRKIGSNVSAYINMVCDTLRISLPKAVVYCQVREAKRSLLNFFYAQVGRKEKEKLGAMLDEDPQLMERRGTLAKRLELYKQARDDIDAVAWK; encoded by the exons ATGGCGACGATGAAGAGTTTGATAGGTCTGATTAACAAAATCCAGAGAGCCTGCACTGTCCTCGGAGATCACGGCGGTGAAGGAATGTCGCTTTGGGAAGCTCTCCCAACCGTCGCCGTCGTCGGTGGCCAG AGTTCCGGAAAATCTTCGGTTCTGGAAAGTGTAGTGGGAAGAGATTTTCTACCTCGTGGATCTG GTATTGTTACGAGGAGGCCACTGGTGTTGCAGCTTCATAAGACCGATGAGGGAACAACAGAGTATGCCGAGTTTCTTCATGCTCCTAGGAAGAAGTTTACTGATTTTG CTGCTGTGCGGAAGGAAATCGAGGATGAAACTGATCGTATTACTGGGAAGTCCAAACAAATCTCAAACAAACCGATTCAGCTCAGCATATATTCTCCTAATG TTGTTAACCTGACGCTCATAGATCTTCCGGGTTTGACCAAGGTAGCTGTAG AGGGACAACCGGATAGTATCGTTCAGGACATTGAAAATATGGTCCGCTCTTATGTTGAGAAG CCAAATTGCATCATATTGGCTATTTCTCCAGCTAATCAGGACATTGCTACCTCTGACGCAATAAAACTTGCTAGAGAAGTTGATCCTACAG GTGAAAGGACTTTTGGAGTGGCAACCAAGCTTGATATCATGGATAAAGGAACTGATTGTCTAGAT GTTCTCGAGGGAAGGTCATACCGGTTGCAACATCCCTGGGTCGGAATTGTGAATCGTTCACAGGCTGATATCAATAAGAGGGTCGATATGATTGCTGCGCGTAGAAAGGAGCGTGAATATTTTGAAACAAGCCCTGAATACGGGCATTTAGCCAGTAGGATGGGATCAGAATATCTAGCAAAACTCTTGTCTCAG CACTTAGAGACTGTTATCAGGCAGAAAATCCCCAGTATTGTTGCTTTAATCAACAAAAGCATCGATGAGATAAATGCAGAGTTGGACAGGATTGGGAGACCTATCGCGGTAGATTCAGGG GCCCAACTTTACACCATTTTAGAACTCTGTCGGGCATTTGATCGCGTCTTTAAAGAGCACTTGGATGGAGG ACGACCTGGTGGAGACCGGATCTATGGAGTTTTTGACCATCAATTACCAGCAGCCTTAAAGAAACTTCCCTTTGATCGACATCTCTCTACCAGAAATGTTCAGAAGGTAGTCTCAGAAGCAGATGGTTATCAGCCACATCTTATTGCTCCTGAACAAGGATACAGAAGGCTCATTGTTGGATCCATTAGCTATTTCAAAGGACCAGCTGAAGCCACTGTCGATGCA GTGCATTTTGTATTGAAAGAGCTGGTAAGAAAGTCTATTTCAGAAACAGAG GAGCTGAAGCGGTTCCCAACTCTGGCGAGTGATATAGCAGCTGCTGCAAACGAAGCTCTTGAAAGATTCAGAGACGAAAGCAGGAAAACGGTTCTGCGTCTG GTGGACATGGAATCCAGTTACCTCACTGTTGAGTTCTTCAGAAAACTTCACCTTGAGCCCGAGAAAGAGAAACCAAACCAGAGAAATGCTCCACCACCAAACGCAGACATCCACTCCGATAATCACTTCAGAAAGATTG GATCCAACGTGAGTGCGTACATAAACATGGTATGTGACACATTGAGAATCTCACTTCCCAAAGCTGTTGTTTACTGCCAAGTCAGAGAAGCTAAGAGATCGCTCCTCAACTTCTTCTACGCTCAAGTCGGCAGGAAAGAG AAGGAGAAGCTGGGGGCGATGTTGGACGAAGACCCACAGCTGATGGAACGAAGAGGAACCTTAGCCAAACGGCTCGAGCTCTACAAACAAGCCAGAGATGACATCGATGCCGTGGCTTGGAAGTAA
- the LOC106311701 gene encoding dynamin-related protein 1C-like isoform X1 — MATMKSLIGLINKIQRACTVLGDHGGEGMSLWEALPTVAVVGGQSSGKSSVLESVVGRDFLPRGSGIVTRRPLVLQLHKTDEGTTEYAEFLHAPRKKFTDFAAVRKEIEDETDRITGKSKQISNKPIQLSIYSPNVVNLTLIDLPGLTKVAVEGQPDSIVQDIENMVRSYVEKPNCIILAISPANQDIATSDAIKLAREVDPTGERTFGVATKLDIMDKGTDCLDVLEGRSYRLQHPWVGIVNRSQADINKRVDMIAARRKEREYFETSPEYGHLASRMGSEYLAKLLSQHLETVIRQKIPSIVALINKSIDEINAELDRIGRPIAVDSGAQLYTILELCRAFDRVFKEHLDGGRPGGDRIYGVFDHQLPAALKKLPFDRHLSTRNVQKVVSEADGYQPHLIAPEQGYRRLIVGSISYFKGPAEATVDAVHFVLKELVRKSISETEELKRFPTLASDIAAAANEALERFRDESRKTVLRLVDMESSYLTVEFFRKLHLEPEKEKPNQRNAPPPNADIHSDNHFRKIGSNVSAYINMVCDTLRISLPKAVVYCQVREAKRSLLNFFYAQVGRKEKEKLGAMLDEDPQLMERRGTLAKRLELYKQARDDIDAVAWK; from the exons ATGGCGACGATGAAGAGTTTGATAGGTCTGATTAACAAAATCCAGAGAGCCTGCACTGTCCTCGGAGATCACGGCGGTGAAGGAATGTCGCTTTGGGAAGCTCTCCCAACCGTCGCCGTCGTCGGTGGCCAG AGTTCCGGAAAATCTTCGGTTCTGGAAAGTGTAGTGGGAAGAGATTTTCTACCTCGTGGATCTG GTATTGTTACGAGGAGGCCACTGGTGTTGCAGCTTCATAAGACCGATGAGGGAACAACAGAGTATGCCGAGTTTCTTCATGCTCCTAGGAAGAAGTTTACTGATTTTG CTGCTGTGCGGAAGGAAATCGAGGATGAAACTGATCGTATTACTGGGAAGTCCAAACAAATCTCAAACAAACCGATTCAGCTCAGCATATATTCTCCTAATG TTGTTAACCTGACGCTCATAGATCTTCCGGGTTTGACCAAGGTAGCTGTAG AGGGACAACCGGATAGTATCGTTCAGGACATTGAAAATATGGTCCGCTCTTATGTTGAGAAG CCAAATTGCATCATATTGGCTATTTCTCCAGCTAATCAGGACATTGCTACCTCTGACGCAATAAAACTTGCTAGAGAAGTTGATCCTACAG GTGAAAGGACTTTTGGAGTGGCAACCAAGCTTGATATCATGGATAAAGGAACTGATTGTCTAGAT GTTCTCGAGGGAAGGTCATACCGGTTGCAACATCCCTGGGTCGGAATTGTGAATCGTTCACAGGCTGATATCAATAAGAGGGTCGATATGATTGCTGCGCGTAGAAAGGAGCGTGAATATTTTGAAACAAGCCCTGAATACGGGCATTTAGCCAGTAGGATGGGATCAGAATATCTAGCAAAACTCTTGTCTCAG CACTTAGAGACTGTTATCAGGCAGAAAATCCCCAGTATTGTTGCTTTAATCAACAAAAGCATCGATGAGATAAATGCAGAGTTGGACAGGATTGGGAGACCTATCGCGGTAGATTCAGGG GCCCAACTTTACACCATTTTAGAACTCTGTCGGGCATTTGATCGCGTCTTTAAAGAGCACTTGGATGGAGG ACGACCTGGTGGAGACCGGATCTATGGAGTTTTTGACCATCAATTACCAGCAGCCTTAAAGAAACTTCCCTTTGATCGACATCTCTCTACCAGAAATGTTCAGAAGGTAGTCTCAGAAGCAGATGGTTATCAGCCACATCTTATTGCTCCTGAACAAGGATACAGAAGGCTCATTGTTGGATCCATTAGCTATTTCAAAGGACCAGCTGAAGCCACTGTCGATGCA GTGCATTTTGTATTGAAAGAGCTGGTAAGAAAGTCTATTTCAGAAACAGAG GAGCTGAAGCGGTTCCCAACTCTGGCGAGTGATATAGCAGCTGCTGCAAACGAAGCTCTTGAAAGATTCAGAGACGAAAGCAGGAAAACGGTTCTGCGTCTGGTGGACATGGAATCCAGTTACCTCACTGTTGAGTTCTTCAGAAAACTTCACCTTGAGCCCGAGAAAGAGAAACCAAACCAGAGAAATGCTCCACCACCAAACGCAGACATCCACTCCGATAATCACTTCAGAAAGATTG GATCCAACGTGAGTGCGTACATAAACATGGTATGTGACACATTGAGAATCTCACTTCCCAAAGCTGTTGTTTACTGCCAAGTCAGAGAAGCTAAGAGATCGCTCCTCAACTTCTTCTACGCTCAAGTCGGCAGGAAAGAG AAGGAGAAGCTGGGGGCGATGTTGGACGAAGACCCACAGCTGATGGAACGAAGAGGAACCTTAGCCAAACGGCTCGAGCTCTACAAACAAGCCAGAGATGACATCGATGCCGTGGCTTGGAAGTAA
- the LOC106309509 gene encoding 21 kDa protein-like, with amino-acid sequence MARQLYTTTFLHLATLLFISRTISAVRFTPQPTPTNDLDFIRSSCNATLYPDVCFTSLAGYASAVQDNPAKLAKLAIGVSLSRAKHTASYLSKLSRTAASAAVHDCVSNVGDAVEQMHGSLQQLREMNHHRQGAPAFRFQMSNVQTWMSAALTDEETCTDGVTEEMEDGDTKTAVCERVGDVKRFTSNALALVNTYANNGA; translated from the coding sequence ATGGCAAGGCAGCTTTATACGACGACGTTTCTTCACTTAGCCACCTTACTCTTCATTTCCCGGACAATCTCAGCCGTCCGTTTCACTCCGCAACCAACACCAACCAACGATCTAGATTTCATCCGGTCAAGCTGCAACGCAACGCTCTACCCTGACGTCTGTTTCACGTCGCTAGCTGGCTACGCCTCCGCCGTACAAGACAATCCGGCGAAGCTAGCTAAGCTCGCCATCGGAGTTTCTCTTTCCCGCGCAAAACACACGGCAAGTTACCTTTCAAAACTATCACGCACCGCCGCCTCCGCCGCCGTCCACGACTGCGTTTCCAACGTGGGAGACGCCGTGGAGCAGATGCACGGCTCGCTCCAGCAGCTCCGAGAGATGAACCACCATCGTCAAGGAGCTCCGGCGTTTAGGTTTCAGATGAGTAACGTGCAGACGTGGATGAGCGCGGCGTTGACGGACGAGGAGACGTGTACGGACGGGGTCACGGAGGAGATGGAAGACGGAGATACGAAGACGGCCGTTTGCGAGAGGGTCGGCGACGTTAAGAGATTCACGAGCAATGCGCTTGCTCTAGTCAACACATACGCCAATAATGGAGCCTAG
- the LOC106310610 gene encoding 10 kDa chaperonin-like, with protein MMKRLVPTFNRILVQRVIQPAKTESGILLPEKASKLNSGKVIAVGAGSRDKDGKLIPVSVKEGDTVLLPEYGGTQVKLGEKEYHLFRDEDVLGTLHED; from the exons ATGATGAAGCGTCTGGTCCCAACGTTCAACCGCATCCTGGTGCAGAGAGTCATCCAGCCTGCAAAAACCGAAAGCGGCATCCTCCTCCCAGAGAAAGCCTCCAAG CTGAATTCCGGCAAGGTGATAGCCGTGGGGGCCGGTTCGAGAGATAAAGACGGGAAATTGATTCCGGTCTCGGTTAAGGAAGGCGACACTGTTCTTCTCCCAGAGTACGGCGGTACTCAGGTCAAGCTCGGCGAGAAGGA GTACCATCTCTTCAGGGATGAGGATGTCTTGGGAACCTTGCACGAGGATTGA
- the LOC106310472 gene encoding myrosinase-like: MKFRGLDLIVFLLAVVSCKANKEITCEENEPFTCNNTDRLNSKGFPKDFIFGVSSAAYQIEGGRGRGLNIWDGFTHRFPEKGGSDLGNGDTTCESYTMWQKDIDIMDEMNATGYRFSFAWSRIIPKGKVSRGVNKGGLEYYHRLIDGLIAKNITPFVTLYHWDLPQTLQDEYEGFLNRQVIEDFRDFADLCFKEFGGKVKNWLTINQLYSVPTRGYSTGADAPGRCSPKVDARCYGGNSSTEPYIVAHNQLLAHAAVVNLYRTKYRFQRGRIGPVMITRWFLPFDETNKASIDAAERMKEFFLGWYMEPLTRGRYPDIMRRMVGNRLPNFTEAEARLVAGSYDFLGLNYYATQFVQPTPNPLPVTSERYTAMMDPGTRLTFVNSRGEKTGPLFEELKGGNSYYYPKGIYYVMDYFKTKYRNPLIYITENGFSTSGDQTRQEAVADSKRIDYLCSHLCFLRKVIMEKRVNIKGYFAWALGDNYEFGKGFTVRFGLSYVNWTDVSDRNLKDSGKWYQRFINVTTKITAHQDFLRSGLSFENKMKTLTDA; encoded by the exons ATGAAATTTCGTGGACTCGACTTGATCGTTTTTCTATTAGCTGTGGTAAGTTGCAAAGCTAATAAGGAAATTACTTGCGAAGAGAACGAGCCATTTACATGTAATAACACTGATCGTTTAAACAGTAAAGGCTTCCCAAAAGACTTCATCTTCGGTGTTTCATCGGCTGCTTACCAG ATTGAAGGTGGCAGAGGACGTGGTCTTAACATTTGGGATGGCTTCACTCACCGATTCCCAG AGAAAGGAGGGTCCGATCTTGGGAATGGAGATACTACTTGCGAGTCATATACGATGTGGCAG AAAGATATAGACATTATGGACGAAATGAATGCTACTGGCTACAGATTCTCCTTTGCGTGGTCAAGAATCATTCCAA AAGGAAAGGTGAGTAGGGGAGTGAACAAAGGAGGTCTTGAATACTACCACAGACTCATAGATGGCCTCATCGCGAAGAATATCACGCCTTTCGTTACCCTCTACCATTGGGACCTTCCTCAAACACTGCAAGATGAGTATGAAGGTTTCTTGAACCGCCAAGTCAT AGAGGATTTTAGAGATTTTGCGGATCTATGTTTCAAGGAATTTGGTGGAAAGGTGAAGAACTGGCTCACTATCAACCAGCTGTACTCAGTGCCTACGAGAGGCTATTCAACCGGAGCAGATGCACCCGGTCGATGTTCTCCAAAGGTCGATGCAAGATGTTACGGCGGAAATTCTTCAACGGAACCTTATATAGTTGCACATAACCAGCTTCTTGCTCATGCCGCTGTGGTCAATCTTTATAGAACAAAATATAGG TTCCAAAGAGGGAGGATCGGACCGGTGATGATAACTAGATGGTTTCTTCCATTTGATGAGACTAATAAAGCCAGCATAGATGCAGCTGAGAGGATGAAAGAATTCTTCTTAGGATG GTATATGGAGCCGCTAACAAGAGGTAGATACCCAGACATCATGAGGCGAATGGTAGGTAATCGGCTTCCCAACTTCACTGAAGCAGAAGCCAGACTTGTTGCGGGTTCATATGATTTTCTTGGTCTCAACTATTACGCCACTCAGTTCGTACAGCCAACTCCTAACCCACTCCCCGTTACATCGGAAAGATACACTGCCATGATGGACCCAGGGACAAGACTCACAT TTGTAAATTCACGTGGTGAAAAAACTGGTCCACTG TTTGAAGAGTTAAAAGGGGGAAATAGTTATTACTACCCAAAAGGCATTTATTACGTTATGGACTACTTCAAAACCAAATACCGTAACCCATTAATCTATATCACCGAGAACG GATTCAGTACCTCTGGTGATCAAACCCGCCAGGAAGCTGTTGCCGATTCCAAGCGGATTGATTATCTCTGCAGTCATCTCTGTTTTCTCCGTAAGGTCATCAT GGAGAAGCGTGTCAACATAAAAGGATACTTTGCATGGGCTCTCGGAGATAATTATGAATTCGGTAAAGGTTTTACCGTCCGATTCGGACTCAGTTACGTTAACTGGACAGACGTTAGTGATAGAAACCTCAAAGATTCTGGCAAATGGTATCAGAGGTTCATTAACGTTACCACCAAGATCACTGCACACCAAGATTTCCTCCGCTCAGGCCTCTCTTTTGAGAACAAGATGAAGACACTCACAGATGCATGA